The following proteins come from a genomic window of Eleginops maclovinus isolate JMC-PN-2008 ecotype Puerto Natales chromosome 8, JC_Emac_rtc_rv5, whole genome shotgun sequence:
- the fktn gene encoding fukutin isoform X4, whose amino-acid sequence MPRAHRTVLWLLVACSSAFLLFQLYYFRNFSKPGPHILSRTGHLTASDVQWTVKTFLALARRFGLPLFLADTAALTLLSHDALRQRDQLVREPHCSFLCTGRPITAFALHANLWKYEAGFLLAAEQKGFEVMELRGDDPRLASLDTLSGNQIPLHFLLRLHSYIIQVVFLYERSGNYLWHGALRLKSDMDRSFAPFKLLDYGRHAGAYNRPELVLTVLDGLDVRVPRNVSRFLSEQKHARFLECRHRDARNFLQLYPDDSSPEAVDFRRKVKSLLHLAARTLAPLNIPFWLSSGTCLGWFRQCSVISYSRDVDIGIFIADFRSDIIAAFRNAGLSLKHKFGKVEDSLELSFLSEDVKLDIFFFYEDGDTVWNGGTQARSGRKFKYSFPPFSLCWAELLELKVRVPCETLDYVTANYGAMWSVPVRSWDWKSSPSNVQQNGVWPVSEWAELIQVY is encoded by the exons ATGCCTCGCGCTCACCGGACGGTGTTATGGCTGCTGGTCGCGTGCAGCTCCGCGTTCCTGCTGTTCCAGCTATACTACTTCCGGAACTTCAGCAAG CCGGGCCCTCACATCCTGAGCCGCACGGGTCACCTGACGGCGAGCGACGTCCAATGG ACGGTGAAGACGTTCCTGGCGTTAGCACGGCGCTTCGGGCTGCCGCTGTTCCTCGCCGACACTGCCGCGCTCACGCTGCTCTCACATGATGCTTTGCGGCAGCGTGACCAGCTGGTGCGCGAGCCGCATTGCAGCTTCCTGTGCACCGGCCGGCCAATCACAGCCTTCGCTTTGCACGCCAACCTTTGGAAGTACGAG GCCGGCTTCCTATTGGCTGCTGAGCAGAAAGGCTTTGAGGTGATGGAGCTGCGCGGAGACGACCCGCGATTGGCCAGTCTGGACACGCTGTCAGGAAACCAGATCCCCCTCCACTTCCTGCTCCGCCTCCACAGTTACATCATCCAG gtgGTGTTCCTGTACGAGCGCAGTGGGAACTACCTGTGGCATGGAGCGCTACGCCTGAAATCCGACATGGACCGAAGCTTCGCTCCCTTCAAACTGCTCGACTACGGACGCCATGCCGGAGCTTACAACCG GCCGGAACTCGTCCTTACGGTCCTGGACGGCCTCGACGTCCGAGTCCCCCGAAACGTTTCCCGTTTTCTCTCGGAACAGAAGCACGCTCGCTTCTTGGAGTGCCGACACCGAGACGCACGCAACTTCCTGCAG CTGTATCCGGACGACTCCTCTCCTGAGGCGGTGGATTTTCGGCGGAAAGTGAAGTCGTTGCTTCATTTGGCAGCTCGGACACTCGCTCCCCTCAACATCCCATTCTGGCTGAGCAGCGGCACCTGCCTGg GCTGGTTCAGGCAGTGCAGTGTGATCTCGTACAGCCGGGACGTCGATATCGGTATTTTTATCGCAGACTTCCGGTCGGACATCATCGCAGCGTTCAGGAATGCCGGGCTGTCGCTCAAACACAAGTTTGGAAAG GTGGAGGACAGTCTGGAACTTTCCTTTCTGAGTGAAGACGTCAAActggacattttctttttctatgaGGACGGAGACACTGTGTGGAACGGAGGAACGCAGGCGAGGAGCGGCAGGAAGTTCAA GTACAGCTTCCCCCCGTTCTCTCTGTGCTGGGCAGAGCTTCTGGAGCTGAAAGTTCGTGTTCCCTGTGAAACTCTCGACTACGTGACGGCGAACTATGGCGCCATGTGGAGCGTCCCGGTGAGGAGCTGGGACTGGAAGTCGTCGCCTAGCAACGTGCAGCAAAACGGGGTGTGGCCTGTATCGGAGTGGGCGGAGCTTATCCAAGTTTATTAG
- the fktn gene encoding fukutin isoform X3: MPRAHRTVLWLLVACSSAFLLFQLYYFRNFSKPGPHILSRTGHLTASDVQWQTVKTFLALARRFGLPLFLADTAALTLLSHDALRQRDQLVREPHCSFLCTGRPITAFALHANLWKYEAGFLLAAEQKGFEVMELRGDDPRLASLDTLSGNQIPLHFLLRLHSYIIQVVFLYERSGNYLWHGALRLKSDMDRSFAPFKLLDYGRHAGAYNRPELVLTVLDGLDVRVPRNVSRFLSEQKHARFLECRHRDARNFLQLYPDDSSPEAVDFRRKVKSLLHLAARTLAPLNIPFWLSSGTCLGWFRQCSVISYSRDVDIGIFIADFRSDIIAAFRNAGLSLKHKFGKVEDSLELSFLSEDVKLDIFFFYEDGDTVWNGGTQARSGRKFKYSFPPFSLCWAELLELKVRVPCETLDYVTANYGAMWSVPVRSWDWKSSPSNVQQNGVWPVSEWAELIQVY, translated from the exons ATGCCTCGCGCTCACCGGACGGTGTTATGGCTGCTGGTCGCGTGCAGCTCCGCGTTCCTGCTGTTCCAGCTATACTACTTCCGGAACTTCAGCAAG CCGGGCCCTCACATCCTGAGCCGCACGGGTCACCTGACGGCGAGCGACGTCCAATGG CAGACGGTGAAGACGTTCCTGGCGTTAGCACGGCGCTTCGGGCTGCCGCTGTTCCTCGCCGACACTGCCGCGCTCACGCTGCTCTCACATGATGCTTTGCGGCAGCGTGACCAGCTGGTGCGCGAGCCGCATTGCAGCTTCCTGTGCACCGGCCGGCCAATCACAGCCTTCGCTTTGCACGCCAACCTTTGGAAGTACGAG GCCGGCTTCCTATTGGCTGCTGAGCAGAAAGGCTTTGAGGTGATGGAGCTGCGCGGAGACGACCCGCGATTGGCCAGTCTGGACACGCTGTCAGGAAACCAGATCCCCCTCCACTTCCTGCTCCGCCTCCACAGTTACATCATCCAG gtgGTGTTCCTGTACGAGCGCAGTGGGAACTACCTGTGGCATGGAGCGCTACGCCTGAAATCCGACATGGACCGAAGCTTCGCTCCCTTCAAACTGCTCGACTACGGACGCCATGCCGGAGCTTACAACCG GCCGGAACTCGTCCTTACGGTCCTGGACGGCCTCGACGTCCGAGTCCCCCGAAACGTTTCCCGTTTTCTCTCGGAACAGAAGCACGCTCGCTTCTTGGAGTGCCGACACCGAGACGCACGCAACTTCCTGCAG CTGTATCCGGACGACTCCTCTCCTGAGGCGGTGGATTTTCGGCGGAAAGTGAAGTCGTTGCTTCATTTGGCAGCTCGGACACTCGCTCCCCTCAACATCCCATTCTGGCTGAGCAGCGGCACCTGCCTGg GCTGGTTCAGGCAGTGCAGTGTGATCTCGTACAGCCGGGACGTCGATATCGGTATTTTTATCGCAGACTTCCGGTCGGACATCATCGCAGCGTTCAGGAATGCCGGGCTGTCGCTCAAACACAAGTTTGGAAAG GTGGAGGACAGTCTGGAACTTTCCTTTCTGAGTGAAGACGTCAAActggacattttctttttctatgaGGACGGAGACACTGTGTGGAACGGAGGAACGCAGGCGAGGAGCGGCAGGAAGTTCAA GTACAGCTTCCCCCCGTTCTCTCTGTGCTGGGCAGAGCTTCTGGAGCTGAAAGTTCGTGTTCCCTGTGAAACTCTCGACTACGTGACGGCGAACTATGGCGCCATGTGGAGCGTCCCGGTGAGGAGCTGGGACTGGAAGTCGTCGCCTAGCAACGTGCAGCAAAACGGGGTGTGGCCTGTATCGGAGTGGGCGGAGCTTATCCAAGTTTATTAG
- the fktn gene encoding fukutin isoform X1 — translation MPRAHRTVLWLLVACSSAFLLFQLYYFRNFSKYHNPLLQPGPHILSRTGHLTASDVQWQTVKTFLALARRFGLPLFLADTAALTLLSHDALRQRDQLVREPHCSFLCTGRPITAFALHANLWKYEAGFLLAAEQKGFEVMELRGDDPRLASLDTLSGNQIPLHFLLRLHSYIIQVVFLYERSGNYLWHGALRLKSDMDRSFAPFKLLDYGRHAGAYNRPELVLTVLDGLDVRVPRNVSRFLSEQKHARFLECRHRDARNFLQLYPDDSSPEAVDFRRKVKSLLHLAARTLAPLNIPFWLSSGTCLGWFRQCSVISYSRDVDIGIFIADFRSDIIAAFRNAGLSLKHKFGKVEDSLELSFLSEDVKLDIFFFYEDGDTVWNGGTQARSGRKFKYSFPPFSLCWAELLELKVRVPCETLDYVTANYGAMWSVPVRSWDWKSSPSNVQQNGVWPVSEWAELIQVY, via the exons ATGCCTCGCGCTCACCGGACGGTGTTATGGCTGCTGGTCGCGTGCAGCTCCGCGTTCCTGCTGTTCCAGCTATACTACTTCCGGAACTTCAGCAAG TATCATAACCCTCTCCTGCAGCCGGGCCCTCACATCCTGAGCCGCACGGGTCACCTGACGGCGAGCGACGTCCAATGG CAGACGGTGAAGACGTTCCTGGCGTTAGCACGGCGCTTCGGGCTGCCGCTGTTCCTCGCCGACACTGCCGCGCTCACGCTGCTCTCACATGATGCTTTGCGGCAGCGTGACCAGCTGGTGCGCGAGCCGCATTGCAGCTTCCTGTGCACCGGCCGGCCAATCACAGCCTTCGCTTTGCACGCCAACCTTTGGAAGTACGAG GCCGGCTTCCTATTGGCTGCTGAGCAGAAAGGCTTTGAGGTGATGGAGCTGCGCGGAGACGACCCGCGATTGGCCAGTCTGGACACGCTGTCAGGAAACCAGATCCCCCTCCACTTCCTGCTCCGCCTCCACAGTTACATCATCCAG gtgGTGTTCCTGTACGAGCGCAGTGGGAACTACCTGTGGCATGGAGCGCTACGCCTGAAATCCGACATGGACCGAAGCTTCGCTCCCTTCAAACTGCTCGACTACGGACGCCATGCCGGAGCTTACAACCG GCCGGAACTCGTCCTTACGGTCCTGGACGGCCTCGACGTCCGAGTCCCCCGAAACGTTTCCCGTTTTCTCTCGGAACAGAAGCACGCTCGCTTCTTGGAGTGCCGACACCGAGACGCACGCAACTTCCTGCAG CTGTATCCGGACGACTCCTCTCCTGAGGCGGTGGATTTTCGGCGGAAAGTGAAGTCGTTGCTTCATTTGGCAGCTCGGACACTCGCTCCCCTCAACATCCCATTCTGGCTGAGCAGCGGCACCTGCCTGg GCTGGTTCAGGCAGTGCAGTGTGATCTCGTACAGCCGGGACGTCGATATCGGTATTTTTATCGCAGACTTCCGGTCGGACATCATCGCAGCGTTCAGGAATGCCGGGCTGTCGCTCAAACACAAGTTTGGAAAG GTGGAGGACAGTCTGGAACTTTCCTTTCTGAGTGAAGACGTCAAActggacattttctttttctatgaGGACGGAGACACTGTGTGGAACGGAGGAACGCAGGCGAGGAGCGGCAGGAAGTTCAA GTACAGCTTCCCCCCGTTCTCTCTGTGCTGGGCAGAGCTTCTGGAGCTGAAAGTTCGTGTTCCCTGTGAAACTCTCGACTACGTGACGGCGAACTATGGCGCCATGTGGAGCGTCCCGGTGAGGAGCTGGGACTGGAAGTCGTCGCCTAGCAACGTGCAGCAAAACGGGGTGTGGCCTGTATCGGAGTGGGCGGAGCTTATCCAAGTTTATTAG
- the fktn gene encoding fukutin isoform X2, with amino-acid sequence MPRAHRTVLWLLVACSSAFLLFQLYYFRNFSKYHNPLLQPGPHILSRTGHLTASDVQWTVKTFLALARRFGLPLFLADTAALTLLSHDALRQRDQLVREPHCSFLCTGRPITAFALHANLWKYEAGFLLAAEQKGFEVMELRGDDPRLASLDTLSGNQIPLHFLLRLHSYIIQVVFLYERSGNYLWHGALRLKSDMDRSFAPFKLLDYGRHAGAYNRPELVLTVLDGLDVRVPRNVSRFLSEQKHARFLECRHRDARNFLQLYPDDSSPEAVDFRRKVKSLLHLAARTLAPLNIPFWLSSGTCLGWFRQCSVISYSRDVDIGIFIADFRSDIIAAFRNAGLSLKHKFGKVEDSLELSFLSEDVKLDIFFFYEDGDTVWNGGTQARSGRKFKYSFPPFSLCWAELLELKVRVPCETLDYVTANYGAMWSVPVRSWDWKSSPSNVQQNGVWPVSEWAELIQVY; translated from the exons ATGCCTCGCGCTCACCGGACGGTGTTATGGCTGCTGGTCGCGTGCAGCTCCGCGTTCCTGCTGTTCCAGCTATACTACTTCCGGAACTTCAGCAAG TATCATAACCCTCTCCTGCAGCCGGGCCCTCACATCCTGAGCCGCACGGGTCACCTGACGGCGAGCGACGTCCAATGG ACGGTGAAGACGTTCCTGGCGTTAGCACGGCGCTTCGGGCTGCCGCTGTTCCTCGCCGACACTGCCGCGCTCACGCTGCTCTCACATGATGCTTTGCGGCAGCGTGACCAGCTGGTGCGCGAGCCGCATTGCAGCTTCCTGTGCACCGGCCGGCCAATCACAGCCTTCGCTTTGCACGCCAACCTTTGGAAGTACGAG GCCGGCTTCCTATTGGCTGCTGAGCAGAAAGGCTTTGAGGTGATGGAGCTGCGCGGAGACGACCCGCGATTGGCCAGTCTGGACACGCTGTCAGGAAACCAGATCCCCCTCCACTTCCTGCTCCGCCTCCACAGTTACATCATCCAG gtgGTGTTCCTGTACGAGCGCAGTGGGAACTACCTGTGGCATGGAGCGCTACGCCTGAAATCCGACATGGACCGAAGCTTCGCTCCCTTCAAACTGCTCGACTACGGACGCCATGCCGGAGCTTACAACCG GCCGGAACTCGTCCTTACGGTCCTGGACGGCCTCGACGTCCGAGTCCCCCGAAACGTTTCCCGTTTTCTCTCGGAACAGAAGCACGCTCGCTTCTTGGAGTGCCGACACCGAGACGCACGCAACTTCCTGCAG CTGTATCCGGACGACTCCTCTCCTGAGGCGGTGGATTTTCGGCGGAAAGTGAAGTCGTTGCTTCATTTGGCAGCTCGGACACTCGCTCCCCTCAACATCCCATTCTGGCTGAGCAGCGGCACCTGCCTGg GCTGGTTCAGGCAGTGCAGTGTGATCTCGTACAGCCGGGACGTCGATATCGGTATTTTTATCGCAGACTTCCGGTCGGACATCATCGCAGCGTTCAGGAATGCCGGGCTGTCGCTCAAACACAAGTTTGGAAAG GTGGAGGACAGTCTGGAACTTTCCTTTCTGAGTGAAGACGTCAAActggacattttctttttctatgaGGACGGAGACACTGTGTGGAACGGAGGAACGCAGGCGAGGAGCGGCAGGAAGTTCAA GTACAGCTTCCCCCCGTTCTCTCTGTGCTGGGCAGAGCTTCTGGAGCTGAAAGTTCGTGTTCCCTGTGAAACTCTCGACTACGTGACGGCGAACTATGGCGCCATGTGGAGCGTCCCGGTGAGGAGCTGGGACTGGAAGTCGTCGCCTAGCAACGTGCAGCAAAACGGGGTGTGGCCTGTATCGGAGTGGGCGGAGCTTATCCAAGTTTATTAG